From the Salmo trutta chromosome 30, fSalTru1.1, whole genome shotgun sequence genome, one window contains:
- the znf217 gene encoding zinc finger protein 217 isoform X2: MPTHLLLPYVESPDGLGQDSLNISSGASTPGAGSSMTPHCNIVDKAEHQPEESLLEALDCMFCDQTFAHQDDLGPHVLTQHPTTLFEPAVLCVEAEYLIPGERARSKPSLPSVKEVEVFSCVVCDRTTEDASELESHMRTHKDCFTFHCNLCGRRFKEPWFLRNHIRFHKTKAQQNLDGPIIINEVIQDQVSEPVITPYKMCFTCGFFFPDKDSLVEHSKVHRKESEADEDRENDRREDSLSQEGFLRGLNLCPISEKSSTTPERSSKWIAQLDPFNTYQSWQLATKGKVAVGPSVAKDVGLSQNNSSDNEDSGSDKEELTNIWSEGQGGDDKGVKENIDGDLKSRQTTEETPSPEPDQKSSRNDKPTRCEDCGRTFRTYHQLVLHSRVHKRERDEGESPTASIDGKLSRAGSPREEGSEDGLEVGAPGYAFYSDKSEDGFDRMKVKHLVSSRECSYCGKTFRSSYYLNIHLRTHTGEKPYKCIYCDYAAAQKTSLRYHLDRRHKDKPYTDIPNKPVVSVPSPILKEFPRNREDNQVPNRSKLWQTPNVRLATKPCANVKPEDRFNSIGGKLDGPLAQVNAEYGKLITTAANSSSPDDAHIKCPVLINPKMEGKEIDKGFEAPLNLSLKVSLSISATLIPRNALISNVCSSCAFSTLYPEVLLMHKKLVHKEKLETIKKNRSLKQKRYTGCPPALEGKDVPPLPPIDRRHPRRTKSPTPQPPGKSAEKTHPTDSPHGPKRSQTSKPPQSETALDTRRYRMMMEHRTSQGQSRFTEPAEQSNTKGTKDNRSVVDRPRQSPSDSRGASGQSVRSGPGRNWNGVVWPSDTAKLCLSSRFGSLPPMDFGGEPSSKRPRYSGLPGRETDTVETSSFRTEYNRLLNSGRPQVKNSFSSQGTSLSNNRPQAYAPIKASNPPASASSSSMETDWNMINILRSYTPSDLASLYHPTVANPSHGVLTNPRGSKYAANFLQPPSSFESLPGGKA; this comes from the exons ATGCCAACTCACCTGTTGTTGCCATATGTGGAAAGTCCAGATGGACTTGGACAAGATAGTCTAAACATTAGTAGTGGTGCTAGCACGCCAGGGGCTGGCTCCAGCATGACCCCTCACTGTAACATCGTTGACAAGGCTGAGCATCAGCCTGAGGAAAGCCTGCTGGAAGCCCTGGACTGCATGTTTTGTGACCAGACCTTCGCACACCAAGATGACCTGGGCCCACACGTCCTGACCCAGCACCCCACAACACTGTTTGAACCTGCCGTTTTGTGTGTGGAGGCAGAGTACTTGATCCCAGGTGAAAGGGCCAGGTCCAAACCCAGCTTGCCATCTGTAAAGGAGGTGGAGGTGTTTAGCTGTGTTGTGTGTGATCGGACCACAGAGGACGCCAGCGAGCTGGAGAGCCACATGCGGACACACAAGGACTGTTTCACTTTTCACTGTAACCTTTGTGGCCGGCGGTTCAAGGAACCCTGGTTTCTCAGGAACCATATCAGGTTCCATAAGACAAAGGCCCAGCAGAACCTGGACGGTCCAATTATTATCAATGAAGTCATCCAAGACCAAGTCTCAGAGCCTGTAATCACGCCTTACAAAATGTGCTTTACCTGTGGATTCTTTTTCCCCGATAAAGACAGTTTGGTGGAACACAGTAAAGTACATCGTAAAGAATCAGAAGCTGATGAAGACAGAGAAAATGATAGACGGGAAGATTCTCTCAGTCAAGAAGGTTTTTTACGGGGCCTCAACCTTTGCCCCATATCTGAGAAAAGTAGTACGACGCCAGAGAGATCCTCCAAATGGATAGCCCAACTAGACCCTTTCAACACTTACCAGTCCTGGCAACTTGCCACCAAGGGAAAGGTAGCAGTTGGTCCAAGTGTGGCTAAAGACGTAGGCCTAAGCCAAAACAACAGCTCCGACAACGAGGACTCTGGCTCAGATAAAGAAGAACTGACAAATATATGGTCAGAAGGCCAAGGAGGTGACGACAAGGGTGTTAAGGAAAACATAGATGGAGATCTGAAATCCAGACAGACTACAGAAGAGACTCCATCACCAGAGCCTGATCAGAAGTCAAGTCGAAATGATAAGCCGACCCGCTGTGAGGACTGTGGGAGGACGTTCAGGACGTACCACCAGCTTGTTCTCCACTCCAGGGTGCACAAGAGGGAGAGGGACGAGGGGGAGAGCCCCACCGCCTCCATTGATGGAAAGCTCTCCAGAGCAGGGTCCCCCAGAGAGGAGGGGTCTGAAGACGGGTTAGAGGTGGGAGCACCGGGATATGCCTTCTATTCAG ATAAAAGTGAAGATGGTTTTGATCGAATGAAGGTGAAACATCTTGTGTCCTCCAGGGAATGTAGTTACTGCGGCAAGACATTCCGTTCCAGCTATTACCTCAACATTCACCTCAGGACGCATACAG GTGAAAAACCATACAAATGTATATACTGCGACTATGCTGCAGCCCAGAAGACCTCACTGAGATATCACTTGGATCGACGTCACAAGGACAAACCATACACTGACATCCCTAATAAGCCTGTGGTATCCGTGCCATCTCCCATTTTGAAAGAATTCCCCAGAAACAGAGAAGACAACCAGGTCCCCAACAGGTCCAAACTATGGCAGACTCCCAATGTCAGACTAGCAACCAAACCTTGTGCCAATGTAAAACCAGAGGATAGATTTAATAGCATCGGTGGCAAGCTTGATGGCCCGCTTGCCCAAGTGAATGCTGAGTATGGGAAATTGATTACTACGGCTGCTAACTCCTCTTCTCCTGATGATGCGCACATAAAATGCCCTGTACTTATTAACCCGAAGATGGAAGGAAAGGAGATAGACAAGGGCTTTGAGGCTCCATTAAATTTGTCCTTAAAAGTGTCACTCTCCATCTCCGCCACCCTAATACCAAGGAACGCATTGATTTCAAATGTCTGTTCGTCCTGTGCCTTTAGCACTCTGTACCCAGAGGTCCTGCTCATGCACAAGAAGCTGGTTCACAAGGAGAAGTTGGAAACGATCAAGAAGAACAGAAGTCTTAAACAGAAGCGTTACACTGGCTGCCCCCCTGCCCTAGAGGGAAAAGATGTCCCCCCGCTACCTCCTATTGACAGAAGACACCCTCGGCGGACCAAATCCCCAACTCCACAGCCTCCTGGAAAATCTGCAGAGAAGACCCACCCTACCGACTCTCCTCATGGGCCCAAACGGTCCCAGACCAGCAAACCACCACAAAGTGAGACAGCCCTGGACACTCGGCGGTACAGGATGATGATGGAGCATCGCACCAGTCAGGGCCAGTCCAGGTTTACAGAGCCAGCTGAACAATCCAACACCAAAGGTACAAAAGATAACAGGTCTGTAGTGGACAGACCAAGGCAGAGCCCATCAGACAGCAGAGGGGCGAGCGGACAGAGTGTAAGAAGTGGCCCAGGCAGAAATTGGAACGGCGTGGTATGGCCCTCCGACACTGCTAAGCTGTGCCTCTCCAGCCGGTTTGGTAGTCTGCCCCCGATGGACTTTGGTGGTGAACCCTCCAGCAAGAGACCAAGGTACTCAGGGCTTCCCGGAAGGGAAACGGACACTGTAGAGACGTCTAGCTTTAGGACCGAGTACAACAGACTGCTGAACTCCGGGAGACCCCAAGTGAAAAACTCATTTTCGTCACAAggaacctctctctctaacaacagGCCTCAGGCCTATGCCCCGATCAAAGCGTCCAATCCTCCAGCCTCTGCAAGCAGCAGCAGCATGGAGACTGACTGGAATATGATCAACATCCTCCGCTCCTACACCCCCAGTGACCTGGCCTCCCTCTACCACCCCACCGTGGCTAACCCCAGTCACGGAGTGCTGACCAACCCAAGAG GTTCGAAGTACGCTGCGAACTTCCTGCAGCCGCCATCTTCTTTTGAGAGCTTACCTGGAGGGAAGGCTTAA
- the znf217 gene encoding zinc finger protein 217 isoform X1: protein MPTHLLLPYVESPDGLGQDSLNISSGASTPGAGSSMTPHCNIVDKAEHQPEESLLEALDCMFCDQTFAHQDDLGPHVLTQHPTTLFEPAVLCVEAEYLIPGERARSKPSLPSVKEVEVFSCVVCDRTTEDASELESHMRTHKDCFTFHCNLCGRRFKEPWFLRNHIRFHKTKAQQNLDGPIIINEVIQDQVSEPVITPYKMCFTCGFFFPDKDSLVEHSKVHRKESEADEDRENDRREDSLSQEGFLRGLNLCPISEKSSTTPERSSKWIAQLDPFNTYQSWQLATKGKVAVGPSVAKDVGLSQNNSSDNEDSGSDKEELTNIWSEGQGGDDKGVKENIDGDLKSRQTTEETPSPEPDQKSSRNDKPTRCEDCGRTFRTYHQLVLHSRVHKRERDEGESPTASIDGKLSRAGSPREEGSEDGLEVGAPGYAFYSDKSEDGFDRMKVKHLVSSRECSYCGKTFRSSYYLNIHLRTHTGEKPYKCIYCDYAAAQKTSLRYHLDRRHKDKPYTDIPNKPVVSVPSPILKEFPRNREDNQVPNRSKLWQTPNVRLATKPCANVKPEDRFNSIGGKLDGPLAQVNAEYGKLITTAANSSSPDDAHIKCPVLINPKMEGKEIDKGFEAPLNLSLKVSLSISATLIPRNALISNVCSSCAFSTLYPEVLLMHKKLVHKEKLETIKKNRSLKQKRYTGCPPALEGKDVPPLPPIDRRHPRRTKSPTPQPPGKSAEKTHPTDSPHGPKRSQTSKPPQSETALDTRRYRMMMEHRTSQGQSRFTEPAEQSNTKGTKDNRSVVDRPRQSPSDSRGASGQSVRSGPGRNWNGVVWPSDTAKLCLSSRFGSLPPMDFGGEPSSKRPRYSGLPGRETDTVETSSFRTEYNRLLNSGRPQVKNSFSSQGTSLSNNRPQAYAPIKASNPPASASSSSMETDWNMINILRSYTPSDLASLYHPTVANPSHGVLTNPRGSRPSPYPASMLQRRAYSSPISSEHSGPPDKST from the exons ATGCCAACTCACCTGTTGTTGCCATATGTGGAAAGTCCAGATGGACTTGGACAAGATAGTCTAAACATTAGTAGTGGTGCTAGCACGCCAGGGGCTGGCTCCAGCATGACCCCTCACTGTAACATCGTTGACAAGGCTGAGCATCAGCCTGAGGAAAGCCTGCTGGAAGCCCTGGACTGCATGTTTTGTGACCAGACCTTCGCACACCAAGATGACCTGGGCCCACACGTCCTGACCCAGCACCCCACAACACTGTTTGAACCTGCCGTTTTGTGTGTGGAGGCAGAGTACTTGATCCCAGGTGAAAGGGCCAGGTCCAAACCCAGCTTGCCATCTGTAAAGGAGGTGGAGGTGTTTAGCTGTGTTGTGTGTGATCGGACCACAGAGGACGCCAGCGAGCTGGAGAGCCACATGCGGACACACAAGGACTGTTTCACTTTTCACTGTAACCTTTGTGGCCGGCGGTTCAAGGAACCCTGGTTTCTCAGGAACCATATCAGGTTCCATAAGACAAAGGCCCAGCAGAACCTGGACGGTCCAATTATTATCAATGAAGTCATCCAAGACCAAGTCTCAGAGCCTGTAATCACGCCTTACAAAATGTGCTTTACCTGTGGATTCTTTTTCCCCGATAAAGACAGTTTGGTGGAACACAGTAAAGTACATCGTAAAGAATCAGAAGCTGATGAAGACAGAGAAAATGATAGACGGGAAGATTCTCTCAGTCAAGAAGGTTTTTTACGGGGCCTCAACCTTTGCCCCATATCTGAGAAAAGTAGTACGACGCCAGAGAGATCCTCCAAATGGATAGCCCAACTAGACCCTTTCAACACTTACCAGTCCTGGCAACTTGCCACCAAGGGAAAGGTAGCAGTTGGTCCAAGTGTGGCTAAAGACGTAGGCCTAAGCCAAAACAACAGCTCCGACAACGAGGACTCTGGCTCAGATAAAGAAGAACTGACAAATATATGGTCAGAAGGCCAAGGAGGTGACGACAAGGGTGTTAAGGAAAACATAGATGGAGATCTGAAATCCAGACAGACTACAGAAGAGACTCCATCACCAGAGCCTGATCAGAAGTCAAGTCGAAATGATAAGCCGACCCGCTGTGAGGACTGTGGGAGGACGTTCAGGACGTACCACCAGCTTGTTCTCCACTCCAGGGTGCACAAGAGGGAGAGGGACGAGGGGGAGAGCCCCACCGCCTCCATTGATGGAAAGCTCTCCAGAGCAGGGTCCCCCAGAGAGGAGGGGTCTGAAGACGGGTTAGAGGTGGGAGCACCGGGATATGCCTTCTATTCAG ATAAAAGTGAAGATGGTTTTGATCGAATGAAGGTGAAACATCTTGTGTCCTCCAGGGAATGTAGTTACTGCGGCAAGACATTCCGTTCCAGCTATTACCTCAACATTCACCTCAGGACGCATACAG GTGAAAAACCATACAAATGTATATACTGCGACTATGCTGCAGCCCAGAAGACCTCACTGAGATATCACTTGGATCGACGTCACAAGGACAAACCATACACTGACATCCCTAATAAGCCTGTGGTATCCGTGCCATCTCCCATTTTGAAAGAATTCCCCAGAAACAGAGAAGACAACCAGGTCCCCAACAGGTCCAAACTATGGCAGACTCCCAATGTCAGACTAGCAACCAAACCTTGTGCCAATGTAAAACCAGAGGATAGATTTAATAGCATCGGTGGCAAGCTTGATGGCCCGCTTGCCCAAGTGAATGCTGAGTATGGGAAATTGATTACTACGGCTGCTAACTCCTCTTCTCCTGATGATGCGCACATAAAATGCCCTGTACTTATTAACCCGAAGATGGAAGGAAAGGAGATAGACAAGGGCTTTGAGGCTCCATTAAATTTGTCCTTAAAAGTGTCACTCTCCATCTCCGCCACCCTAATACCAAGGAACGCATTGATTTCAAATGTCTGTTCGTCCTGTGCCTTTAGCACTCTGTACCCAGAGGTCCTGCTCATGCACAAGAAGCTGGTTCACAAGGAGAAGTTGGAAACGATCAAGAAGAACAGAAGTCTTAAACAGAAGCGTTACACTGGCTGCCCCCCTGCCCTAGAGGGAAAAGATGTCCCCCCGCTACCTCCTATTGACAGAAGACACCCTCGGCGGACCAAATCCCCAACTCCACAGCCTCCTGGAAAATCTGCAGAGAAGACCCACCCTACCGACTCTCCTCATGGGCCCAAACGGTCCCAGACCAGCAAACCACCACAAAGTGAGACAGCCCTGGACACTCGGCGGTACAGGATGATGATGGAGCATCGCACCAGTCAGGGCCAGTCCAGGTTTACAGAGCCAGCTGAACAATCCAACACCAAAGGTACAAAAGATAACAGGTCTGTAGTGGACAGACCAAGGCAGAGCCCATCAGACAGCAGAGGGGCGAGCGGACAGAGTGTAAGAAGTGGCCCAGGCAGAAATTGGAACGGCGTGGTATGGCCCTCCGACACTGCTAAGCTGTGCCTCTCCAGCCGGTTTGGTAGTCTGCCCCCGATGGACTTTGGTGGTGAACCCTCCAGCAAGAGACCAAGGTACTCAGGGCTTCCCGGAAGGGAAACGGACACTGTAGAGACGTCTAGCTTTAGGACCGAGTACAACAGACTGCTGAACTCCGGGAGACCCCAAGTGAAAAACTCATTTTCGTCACAAggaacctctctctctaacaacagGCCTCAGGCCTATGCCCCGATCAAAGCGTCCAATCCTCCAGCCTCTGCAAGCAGCAGCAGCATGGAGACTGACTGGAATATGATCAACATCCTCCGCTCCTACACCCCCAGTGACCTGGCCTCCCTCTACCACCCCACCGTGGCTAACCCCAGTCACGGAGTGCTGACCAACCCAAGAG GGAGTAGGCCATCACCCTACCCAGCTAGTATGCTACAGAGGAGAGCCTATTCCAGCCCCATCAGTAGTGAACACAGTGGACCCCCTGACAAAAGTACTTAG